In Streptomyces sp. NBC_01717, one DNA window encodes the following:
- a CDS encoding Lhr family helicase, with translation MAGSALDSFSPATRGWFSGAFSAPTSAQEGAWRAIGEGSDVLVVAPTGSGKTLAAFLAALDRLAAVPPPAEARKRCRVLYVSPLKALAVDVERNLRSPLTGIRQESVRLGLPEPDVRVGIRSGDTPPAERRSMATRPPDILITTPESLFLMLTSSAREALSGIETVILDEVHAVAGTKRGAHLAVSLERLDELLPRPARRIGLSATVRPVDEVARFLSPQRKVEIVQPPSTKRFDLSVVVPVEDLGELGGSPATDPDQGGQAEKPSIWPHVEERITDLVQAHRSTIVFANSRRLAERLCNRLNEIAYERATGETLSEAHSPAEIMAQSGAAKGAPALLARAHHGSVSKEQRAQVEEDLKAGRLPAVVATSSLELGIDMGAVDLVVQVESPPSVASGLQRVGRAGHQVGAVSTGVVFPKYRGDLVQAAVVTERMRTGSIEALRIPSNPLDVLAQQLVAMVALDTWQVDDLLAVTRRAAPFASLPESAFTAVLDMLAGRYPSDAFAELRPRVVWDRVAGTVTGRPGAQRLAVTSGGTIPDRGLFGVFLAGADPKKGGGRVGELDEEMVYESRVGDVFTLGTTSWRIEDITRDRVLVSPAPGVPGRLPFWKGDQLGRPLELGRALGAFLREIGGMSSEDARSRLLAAGLDTWAADNVLSYIGEQRAACGHVPDDRTILVERFRDELGDWRVVVHSPFGAQVHAPWALALGARLAERYGMDAQVMHADDGIVLRLPDADMMGLDLLDFDPAQDLTLDPSQNSSQNSPREPAPSAAAAYDSDQPPVGAADVVFDQGEINQIVTDQVGGSALFASRFRECAARALLLPRRSPGKRTPLWQQRQRAAQLLQVASEFGSFPIVLEAVRECLQDVFDVPGLTELMGDLEARRVRLVEVTTQEPSPFARSLLFGYVAQFLYEGDSPLAERRAAALSLDSRLLAELLGQAELRELLDAEVLGELEQELQWLTEDRRIKDVEGVADLLRVLGPLTDAELAERGAEQPWAPELASARRAIRVRIGGADHWAAIEDAGRLRDALGTALPVGVPEAFTEPVKDPLGDLLARYARTHGPFTSTGAAARFGLGTAVTDGALQRLAASGRIVQGEFHPAGIGQEWCDATVLRRLRRRSLAALRHELEPVPPAALAGFLPQWQHLGNNSLRGIDGLARAIEQLQGAPVPASALEKLILPGRVTGYVPALLDELTTTGEVIWAGAGALPGKDGWLSLYLADSAPLLLPPPHPLELSALHESVLTTLTGGYGLFFRQIADQVRATTHPDCTDPQLADAIWELTWSGRLTNDTLAPLRSLLGSGRTAGSTAHRAKRSIPRGRYGSLTAAARPASRTGPPTVSGRWSLLPTAEPDPTHRAHALARTLLDRHGVVTRGAVQAEGVEGGFSATYRILSAFEDNGQARRGYVVEGLGAAQFAMDGAVDRLRAASTARDRTEPGAALRALVLAAADPANAYGAALSWPEPPDGAGHRPGRKAGALVVLVDGELTLYMERGGKTLLAWPTDPEDPSLRAAAEALATAARAGALGTVTVERTNGASSLTSPLGRTLEAAGFLATPRGLRLRA, from the coding sequence ATGGCCGGCTCTGCGCTCGATTCGTTCTCCCCCGCCACCCGCGGCTGGTTCTCGGGTGCCTTCAGCGCGCCGACATCCGCGCAGGAAGGTGCCTGGCGCGCCATCGGCGAGGGTTCGGACGTGCTGGTCGTCGCGCCCACCGGATCGGGCAAGACGCTCGCCGCGTTCCTCGCCGCGCTGGACCGGCTGGCCGCGGTCCCGCCGCCCGCCGAGGCCAGGAAGCGCTGCCGCGTGCTCTACGTATCGCCCCTGAAGGCCCTCGCGGTCGACGTGGAGCGCAATCTGCGCTCACCGCTGACCGGGATCCGCCAGGAATCGGTGCGGCTCGGGCTGCCCGAGCCCGACGTGCGGGTGGGCATCCGCTCGGGGGACACGCCGCCCGCCGAGCGCCGCTCGATGGCGACCCGGCCGCCGGACATCTTGATCACCACCCCCGAGTCGCTGTTCCTGATGCTGACCTCCTCGGCTCGGGAGGCCCTGTCCGGGATCGAGACGGTGATTCTCGACGAGGTGCATGCAGTGGCCGGTACGAAGCGGGGCGCCCATCTCGCCGTGTCGCTGGAGCGTCTCGACGAGCTGCTGCCGCGTCCGGCACGGCGGATCGGCCTGTCGGCGACGGTCCGTCCGGTCGACGAAGTGGCGCGGTTCCTCTCGCCGCAGCGGAAGGTGGAGATCGTCCAGCCGCCGTCCACCAAGCGGTTCGATCTGTCGGTGGTCGTGCCGGTGGAGGATCTGGGCGAGCTCGGCGGTTCGCCCGCCACCGACCCGGATCAAGGGGGCCAGGCGGAAAAGCCGTCGATCTGGCCACACGTCGAGGAGCGGATCACCGACCTCGTCCAGGCGCACCGCTCCACCATCGTCTTCGCCAACTCCCGCCGTCTCGCCGAGAGACTGTGCAACCGGCTCAACGAGATCGCGTACGAGCGGGCCACCGGCGAGACGCTGTCGGAGGCCCACTCCCCCGCCGAGATCATGGCCCAGTCCGGTGCGGCGAAGGGCGCCCCGGCGCTGCTCGCCCGCGCACACCACGGTTCGGTCTCCAAGGAGCAGCGCGCCCAGGTCGAGGAGGACCTGAAGGCAGGCCGGCTGCCTGCCGTGGTCGCCACCTCCAGTCTGGAGCTGGGCATCGACATGGGTGCGGTCGACCTGGTGGTCCAGGTGGAGTCGCCGCCGTCGGTCGCCTCCGGACTGCAGCGGGTCGGCCGTGCCGGGCACCAGGTCGGTGCGGTCTCCACCGGAGTGGTCTTCCCGAAGTACCGCGGCGACCTGGTCCAGGCGGCAGTGGTCACCGAGCGGATGCGCACGGGCTCGATCGAGGCACTCCGGATCCCGTCCAATCCGCTGGACGTGCTGGCCCAGCAGCTCGTCGCCATGGTCGCCCTGGACACCTGGCAGGTGGACGATCTGCTGGCCGTGACCCGACGTGCCGCCCCTTTCGCCTCGCTGCCGGAGTCGGCGTTCACGGCCGTGCTGGACATGCTGGCCGGCCGCTATCCGTCCGATGCCTTCGCCGAGTTGCGCCCGCGCGTGGTCTGGGACCGCGTCGCCGGTACGGTCACGGGCCGCCCCGGCGCCCAGCGGCTCGCGGTCACCTCCGGCGGCACGATCCCCGACCGCGGGCTCTTCGGGGTCTTCCTCGCCGGGGCCGACCCCAAGAAGGGCGGCGGCCGGGTCGGCGAGCTGGACGAGGAGATGGTGTACGAGTCCCGGGTCGGCGATGTCTTCACGCTGGGCACCACGTCCTGGCGGATCGAGGACATCACCCGCGACCGGGTCCTCGTGTCACCGGCCCCCGGGGTTCCGGGACGGCTGCCGTTCTGGAAGGGCGACCAGCTGGGCCGCCCGCTGGAACTGGGCCGTGCCCTGGGCGCGTTCCTCCGCGAGATCGGCGGAATGTCGTCCGAGGACGCCAGGTCGCGGCTGCTCGCCGCCGGTCTCGACACCTGGGCCGCCGACAACGTCCTGTCGTACATCGGCGAACAGCGCGCCGCCTGCGGCCATGTCCCCGACGACCGGACCATCCTCGTCGAGCGATTCCGCGACGAGCTGGGCGACTGGCGGGTTGTCGTGCACTCCCCGTTCGGCGCGCAGGTCCACGCTCCGTGGGCGCTGGCGCTGGGAGCCCGTCTCGCCGAGCGGTACGGCATGGATGCCCAGGTGATGCATGCCGACGACGGCATCGTGCTGCGGCTGCCCGACGCCGACATGATGGGCCTGGACCTCCTGGACTTCGATCCGGCCCAGGACCTCACCCTTGACCCGTCGCAGAACTCGTCACAGAACTCGCCACGGGAGCCGGCCCCGTCGGCCGCAGCGGCGTACGACAGCGATCAGCCGCCCGTCGGCGCCGCCGATGTCGTCTTCGACCAGGGCGAGATCAACCAGATCGTCACCGATCAGGTCGGCGGATCCGCCCTGTTCGCCTCCCGTTTCCGCGAGTGCGCGGCGCGCGCCCTGCTGCTGCCCCGCCGCAGCCCGGGCAAGCGCACCCCGCTCTGGCAGCAGCGTCAGCGCGCCGCCCAGCTCCTCCAGGTGGCCTCGGAGTTCGGTTCCTTCCCGATCGTCCTCGAAGCGGTCCGCGAATGCCTGCAGGACGTCTTCGACGTTCCCGGCCTCACGGAACTGATGGGCGATCTCGAAGCGCGCCGCGTCCGCCTGGTCGAGGTGACCACCCAGGAGCCCTCGCCCTTCGCCCGCTCGCTCCTCTTCGGCTATGTGGCGCAGTTCCTGTACGAGGGCGACTCTCCGCTCGCCGAACGCCGGGCGGCCGCGCTCTCCCTCGACTCCCGTCTCCTCGCCGAGCTCCTGGGCCAGGCCGAACTGCGCGAGCTGCTCGACGCCGAGGTGCTGGGCGAGCTGGAGCAGGAGCTCCAGTGGCTGACCGAGGACCGCCGGATCAAGGACGTCGAAGGCGTCGCCGACCTGCTCCGCGTCCTCGGCCCGCTCACCGACGCCGAGTTGGCCGAGCGCGGTGCCGAGCAGCCGTGGGCCCCGGAGCTGGCATCGGCCCGCCGGGCCATCCGGGTCCGGATAGGCGGAGCCGACCACTGGGCGGCGATCGAGGACGCGGGCCGACTGCGTGACGCGTTGGGCACGGCCCTCCCCGTCGGCGTCCCCGAGGCGTTCACCGAACCGGTGAAGGACCCGCTCGGCGATCTCCTCGCCCGCTACGCCCGTACGCACGGCCCGTTCACCTCCACCGGCGCCGCCGCCCGCTTCGGCCTGGGCACCGCGGTCACGGACGGTGCGCTGCAGCGGCTCGCCGCGTCCGGCCGGATCGTCCAGGGCGAGTTCCACCCTGCAGGCATCGGCCAGGAATGGTGCGACGCCACGGTGCTGCGTCGGCTGCGCCGCCGGTCCCTCGCCGCGCTCCGGCACGAGCTGGAGCCGGTCCCGCCCGCCGCCCTCGCCGGCTTCCTTCCGCAGTGGCAGCATCTCGGCAACAACAGCCTGCGCGGCATCGACGGACTGGCCCGCGCCATCGAACAGTTGCAGGGTGCCCCCGTCCCCGCATCGGCGCTGGAGAAGCTGATCCTGCCCGGCCGGGTCACGGGGTACGTCCCCGCCCTGCTCGACGAACTCACCACCACCGGCGAGGTGATCTGGGCCGGCGCGGGCGCCCTACCCGGCAAGGACGGCTGGCTGTCCCTCTACCTCGCCGACAGCGCGCCTCTGCTCCTCCCGCCCCCGCACCCACTCGAACTCAGCGCGCTGCACGAATCCGTTCTGACCACCCTGACCGGCGGGTACGGACTGTTCTTCCGGCAGATCGCCGATCAGGTCCGCGCCACCACCCACCCGGACTGCACCGATCCTCAACTGGCCGACGCCATCTGGGAGTTGACCTGGTCCGGCCGGCTGACCAACGACACGCTGGCGCCACTTCGTTCGCTCCTCGGCTCCGGACGTACGGCAGGATCGACCGCCCACCGCGCCAAGCGCAGCATCCCCCGAGGCCGTTACGGCTCGCTCACCGCCGCCGCCCGTCCCGCGTCACGCACCGGTCCGCCCACTGTCTCGGGCCGCTGGTCCCTGCTGCCGACCGCCGAGCCCGATCCCACGCACCGCGCGCACGCCCTGGCGCGCACGCTCCTGGACCGTCACGGCGTCGTGACCCGCGGCGCGGTCCAGGCCGAAGGCGTCGAGGGCGGCTTCTCCGCGACGTACCGCATTCTCTCCGCCTTCGAGGACAACGGGCAGGCCCGCCGCGGCTACGTGGTCGAGGGCCTGGGAGCGGCCCAGTTCGCCATGGACGGAGCGGTCGACCGGCTCCGTGCGGCGTCCACCGCCCGCGACCGCACGGAACCGGGAGCGGCGCTCCGCGCCCTGGTCCTCGCCGCCGCCGACCCGGCCAACGCGTACGGCGCTGCCCTGTCCTGGCCCGAGCCCCCGGACGGGGCCGGACACAGACCGGGGCGCAAGGCCGGCGCCCTGGTGGTCCTGGTCGACGGCGAACTGACGCTGTACATGGAGCGCGGCGGCAAGACCCTGCTCGCCTGGCCGACGGATCCGGAGGACCCCTCACTCCGGGCGGCGGCCGAGGCGCTGGCCACCGCAGCCCGCGCGGGGGCGCTCGGCACGGTCACGGTGGAGCGCACCAATGGCGCCTCGTCCCTGACCTCGCCGTTGGGCCGCACGCTGGAGGCGGCCGGCTTCCTCGCCACCCCAAGAGGTCTCCGTCTGCGGGCCTGA
- a CDS encoding AraC family transcriptional regulator codes for MAAGSGSGFGSASGEWARYWQYAELPDLDLLRARYVRHTFPRHSHEGYVFGTITRGVEDVGLPGGTVHAGPGVVVMINPEVPHTARAGVPEGWVYATLYPSAQVINDIAADTTRLRGTVGFAETSVVDPESARLIGEVHRAAEEGNALAADSVLRILVTRLLSSHGSVLPTRSPRSAGARDAARARAVLESRMAEPPTLEVLAVELGTSPFALLRAFKKQYGMPPHTWLTDARVRLARRMLDAGVAPAVAATEVGFTDQPHLNRHFTRIVGVPPGAYQRERARTYKTGPDLSP; via the coding sequence ATGGCGGCAGGATCAGGCTCGGGCTTCGGCTCGGCCTCGGGAGAGTGGGCGAGGTACTGGCAGTACGCGGAACTGCCCGACCTCGATCTTCTGCGCGCCCGGTACGTGCGCCACACCTTCCCGCGCCACAGCCACGAGGGCTACGTCTTCGGCACCATCACGCGGGGGGTCGAGGACGTCGGACTGCCCGGCGGCACCGTGCACGCAGGCCCGGGTGTCGTCGTCATGATCAATCCGGAGGTTCCGCACACCGCGCGGGCCGGTGTCCCCGAGGGTTGGGTGTACGCCACGCTGTACCCGTCCGCACAGGTGATCAACGACATCGCCGCCGATACGACGCGCCTGCGCGGCACTGTCGGTTTCGCCGAGACCAGTGTCGTCGACCCGGAATCGGCCCGGCTCATCGGCGAGGTGCACCGGGCGGCCGAGGAGGGCAACGCGCTCGCCGCCGACAGCGTCCTGCGGATCCTGGTGACGCGGCTGCTCAGCAGCCATGGCAGCGTGCTGCCCACCCGCTCGCCCCGGTCGGCGGGCGCCCGTGACGCGGCGCGGGCGCGTGCGGTGCTGGAGAGCAGGATGGCCGAGCCGCCGACTCTGGAGGTGCTGGCCGTCGAACTCGGAACCAGCCCGTTCGCCCTGCTGAGGGCGTTCAAGAAGCAGTACGGGATGCCGCCGCACACCTGGCTCACCGATGCCCGGGTGAGGCTGGCGCGGCGGATGCTGGATGCGGGTGTGGCGCCCGCGGTCGCCGCGACCGAGGTCGGCTTCACCGATCAGCCGCACCTGAACCGCCATTTCACCCGGATTGTGGGGGTGCCGCCGGGCGCCTACCAGCGCGAACGCGCAAGAACGTACAAGACCGGTCCCGATCTCTCCCCGTAG